The DNA segment gaaaacttaatttttgattagtaatatacattgttaagaacattatttgaagaactttaaaggtgattttctcaatattttgatttttttgcaccctcagattccttatttttaaatagttgtatctcggctaaatattgtcctatcctaacaaactatacatcaatgaaaagcttatttattcagcttccatatgatgtataaatctcatttttgaaaaatcgacccttacgactggttttgtgatccagggtcacaactgtttgcactacaaaccagtgtgcccATAATTAAGAtcatacattgaaataatacgATAAgtcacaccaatttgcaatatcaggatgtgcaaaacaagcaaaacaagcgcacagctaaaaatagctgtacACAGATGAGACCGGAAATCACgcaaacccataaaatttacaaatggctgcgtcCACTcttacatgaaaaacaaaacattttttataatttgaaaaaaaaaaaaaaacaaagaatatacaatatataatgaCTACCATATCCATGTACATTGGTACAGTATTTACATATGgcactttaaataatttcatacTTTCATAATTTCAGGTACATACCTAGATAGCAAGCAGATGTCGATTCAACGTCTATTTTTGGCTCTAAAGGTAAGTGGTCAATCAGTTTTCATTGCTGAATCAACAGTCACTATTTAATCGAAATatgtagaaaataaaatgtccaTTCCTTTAAACGTGGAAATGAGGTTGACTCAACATACCGTTGATATATTCTGTCAACAGCGTTTGTTCTGCTGAAAGTTGGTTGGAAAAATCAGAGCTGTCAGTTTTGCGCATGCGCATCATTTGAATTTTAACGGCTGACGGTGTACGTTGAGGTAAATAGAAGCAAAAAACGTCTGTTAAATCATTCTTTTTGGACATTTAATGCAAAATGTCACATTAGAGTTgtaattgttaatttgtttttgcttcATTTCGTGTACTGTCAGTGTTTACCGTTGGAAAGATTCAGACTGAATCGCAAACCGAGTCAGATCGCCATGTTCGATTCAATGAACAGAATTGACTCATTCGGATATTTTTaggttgcaattctgactacactgtaaaaaataaaaaacacaatttgttgagtcagcttaaaataatttgttaccctgctgccttaaaattttaagttcagttaactaaaataagtttagtcaacttgaaatattaagttgtactacgTAACAACttatgtatttgtgtttgctaaacttaacagatgggtaagtaacccagctgccttaaaattttaggttgattcaactcaaatatctaagttgtcactttgtataatttaacatttcaagttgaataaacttcaagttgactgaacttaaaattttaaggcagccaggttacaaattattttaagttgactggacaaattgtttttttacagtgtagctggcagaaaatacaattggatcGAATCGAATGTgattttattactaaaatataatttttgtcagtgtatgtaaccaataaaataactgaaatcggCAATTTAATAACTAGCCACAGGCTGCCACTGACACACActgtaaataagtaaacaatCTGACTGCAGACAGAAAGGTGAACATGTCACAAGGTGTATTTAAGGAGACGACCTGTTTGTCCTTGAGAACCTGCACCGCTCAACGTGATTTATTGTGCGATACTGTTGTGCTTTTCAATATTGTTCAAAAGCAAGGCACTGATTACCTCTCTGAGTTCCTCTGTGGTCTCCTGTCAGCCCTTCACTCACCACCCCTGCGGGCTAAGGCCTCTTTAATTGGTTTTGAAAGGATTGTGCACCCCTTCATCAATGATATACTTCGTAATCTTGAGGGCTGGAGTGGTCAAATTCAACTAACTCGGTTCTGAGAGAGATTCAAAATGCTCCCACAGTGGAAATTACAGTAGGAAAAGCGAAACCGACAGCAAGCAGGAATAACAGAgataacattaattaaataaacctAAGCTAGCTTTAAAGAAACGTTCATTTGAGCTAAATACGCCACACAAAATTTGCTGTTTTCCCTAATTTTATATCTCTTGTTTACAGGCATAGCATTGTCTACTCCTCCTGGCACAGATCAACAGATTCTGCAGTTTCATAAAAGGTTTGTGTGGGTTCCAGTGTGACATTATTTAATACTGTGTCTCTCAGTCTACAGTAATGGTTCAGTAAATGTGAAAAATCTCTGCAATATTCTGGGCTGTAATGGAGTACCTTTCTTCTTTCAGCTACTTAAACTTCTCACACCTGAGAGCGAACATTTCAGTCTTTCACTCAAGAGACCGTCCAATCTCTTCTATGAACTCTCATCACCGAGAGCTCATATTTTACCTTTGGCCAACCCCAATATTGAATATACAGGTAACATCTTTGACCTCCagtatgtattaataataaaaaataaactaaaaataatactaggTTGGGAAAACTGAGAAAATAAACACTTGTTTACAAAATAGAAGCGTATACTtcaaaaaaatatgttgtaatGTTATGCAAAATGTTAGTCATGATAgtgaagaaaatgaaaatagttaaaaatgcaatattatttaattgaattttttttttatattaatctaATCAAAACATGGCACCGACTTGCAAACAGTTCCCTCTGCTGGTGGCAAATCGGTACTGCAGCAAGCTGAGAGACTGATGGCATCAGGCAGAAGGACTCCAGTGATGAGCGCGAGACATCCATGATGGATGGCTGCACCCACTGGAGCATATTGCAGCCCTTAGAGAGAAAATGTCCGTGCAGAACACTGAGCCTAACACCATTGAGAACTGCTATATTTGTCTCCAAACATTGTGCTAAGGACAGCATATGAAATGTCACCCTCATCCGTACTGAATAAGGAGGAAAATACAGAGCAGGAGCACAAAACTCAagcaaagaataaataaaaaaagtttttttggagGAGTTACACAACTTTAGAACTATAACTCTGATTTTTGAACTAATAAGTTCTATGCATTAAATACATAATGGAATACTTTGATAAGCGCAGTTTCCTTTTTTGTATTTcctaaaataagacaaattaaAGCTTTTGCTATTGCTGTTCTCCTTCTatagagcatttgattggagattttatttgctcaccaaggctgcatttattagattaaaaatacaaaaaaaaaaacccagtaatatttaaaaaatattattacaatttaaaataactgatttctatttgaatatattttaaaatgtaatttattcttgtgatgcaaagctgaattttcagcatcattactatcAGTATCACAcgatgctaatttgctgttcaagaagcaCTGAAAAAGGTTGAGAACAGTTGTGccgattaaaggggtcatcggatgcccattttccacaagttgatatgattctttagggtcttaaaaaaagtctataatatactttttaaaaattctcaatggttgtgtaaaacaacactctttttaccttgtcaaaatgaggtctgcaaaaatcatcccattctgatggattgttataatcacttctgctgtaggtgaagctggatcacgaatgatctgcgtgaacatagacgcattaatgtagatcgggaggcgcattcctttcacaaacaaatgtaacccattgcatcttcagcagctcagatgtcggagtaaatgacgaccactacgttcattattacatccagcaacacaacacctcaatcgctcagagatattcttgtctatattacatccctgctccggcatcgaaacatggaagttggactgttacaactgatctgaggtaagacgctcatgtcaatcaactatggtgggagtggTCTCTGTCAGTCCGACGCCAgagcatctgagaatggctcgatttaaaaaaggggatattatttttactgattaattaaaaaccactgcatggatttttatcattatagggtagatttgtacatacactgccaacacacattttacatgttcaaacaacatgtaaaagtgaagtttgcatccgatgacccctttaatatttttgtggaaattgtgatATAATTCTTTCAAGATTGTTCAaaactttaaaagaacagcatttatttaaaataaaattattttatatcaaagtaaaagtaaaaacggttacttttgagcaatttaatgTGTCTCTCCTGCATAAAAGcatcaattttttaaaacaaaaatttaatgtaaaaaaagttaattttaaggAGATCATATATATCctcaaatctaaaaaaaaaacatcactagAAGCCACAAAAGtctatataaaaattttaacataaaaaagtatGAACACGTTTCAGTGCTAGTACACAGTACAGTTTGCAGATGAGCGCTGTGTGCACATGAAGTCACTGGTGATCTCTTTGTATCCTGGAGCTTCAGTAAGTCCACTTCCTGCAAACAGACAATAAACCTCAGTAGCTGCTTTTGTCTTTACATTAAAGGGGTGATGAACTGAGTaaccaaaattcccttgatcttttgacatacaAAAGGCCATTGTACTATAAAagcatcctgtaagtttcagaactcaaaacttcaaaaatcatttcaaaatcatcctacatcgctgcagaagtaccgactaagtctatgcaaagtgaacatgcaaagaagatcaaacacccttaacaaaaaaggtaaaacagcgatataggacgattttgaagttgagggagaacatgagatgggagtttttcaacatacactaactgtcatgaaccggaaaaaaagtTCAGGGAGATTGagtgtttgatattaaaaagtatataaattgaattattttcatgaaaataactgatcgtttcgctagataagacccttctttctcgtttacaaccgcatttgggattgtttggagccacatttaaactgcattttggaagttcaaactcggggcaccatatcagtccactatatgctgaaaaatgctgaaatgtttgcctcaaaaaacataatttctttacgactgaagaaagaaagacatgaacatcttggatcacatgggggtgagtaaagtaTTAGGCAATTTTTACTCTGGAGGTgaacttttttaatgtttcagtcAAGATGTTTTTGACCTACTTTACCTTCGATTAGGTTGTAGAGGTTGCAGTAGTTGGTGCCGTGATCTCTAACAGCATACCAGGTCTCTGACACTGACATGGCCTGGGGAACAAGTTTTAAGTTTTGGGTCAAATGTGATATCCCTACATTAAGTCAAATTTAGCAGttgtttggggaaaaaaacacttacagATACATGGCAGTGTGTGAAAAATCCATAGGAAACGAGTCTGAAGTTGATGTCATCAACATATTTCTTTATTGGCGTTGTGTGTTTGGCTGATATGAAGTGCACGGATGCAGACTGCAACTAcatgagaaagagaaagaacaaaatattaatataattgaaAGTGATACATAAACACATCTCTTtacatcaaacacacacaccttgTAAAGACATTTCTCTCCTCCTGTGGCACAGGTTGAGCCTGTCCTCCACTTTTTGATCTGTGTGACCAAAGCTTCATACACACTCCTGCAAGGGAGACTGAAATACCTGGGAAAAGCCAAACACAAATTATATCACTCTTATAGctgaaactatataaaatactgCCATCTAATGGAAACCAAAGCTATTGCATTGACCACTAAAATGAATATAGTAGGCTACCTTCAAATTGCCTTTTCCCAATCTCCAAATCtactttaaattaattcataataataagaatacttagaaattaaatatattaaacattgtataaacattataaccaaatataaatattttaaatagtggaatatgataaaagaaaaatagagtGATTAAACAACTAAAATTCAGAATGGAAATCTACTTCTACAGAatagtttattataaaataatacctGAAGATCTATATAAGTGGAGACAAACAAAAGAGTTTAAACTTAAAGATTCAAGtttaaaaaagtcataacttttttttaaaggttatctaatcaaaacctcattttttaaaataaatgttttataaataaatcagtcaTGTGTTAGTATCACTATCACagcttattaatatttgaatttaaaaaagttttatattttacattttcattttaaattatagttaaagaattttgttgtttttgtcatatttagtattattttttaaatacatctatatagtttttagtaatttttatttaggttttaattgttttagtacatcaagatAAACTAGACTCAACTAaaactttcatttaattttgttctttttttcataaaaatattttattttaagtaacaaaaaaaagttctttatttatttattaattttttttaaatatagttttagatttagttttactttattataataattataacaaacataaatatacacaaaatactatataattttacacaaatacatttacgctctaaaaaatgctgggttaaaaacaacccagcactgggtgaaatatggacaaacccagtgatTGTGTTGTTTTGACCAAGCAGTTGGGATAAATGCTTATCCCAACCTCTGGGTAGATTTATTTAAGTcatctattgtttaaaaattaccaCATAGCAGCTTAAAATTAACCCAAAATAGgctgaaaattaaaatcagGCACATagttactagaggcatcagcagtaattaaaaggtgaacatttataaataagcaatttaaaaaatgttcattatttaattactacttattaataaatgctaatttattgaatatattaatacattcaAGCAATAGCtgagttaaataaacattttaaactagcatttaacccaaccgctgggtcaaaacaccCAGCATTATTTTAGAATGTACATatacaaacattatataattataatgtacTTCCCAAACATAACTTTAAATTCTGTATACAAATCTAACGCTAAAGATTTAATAttctttaatgcattttttaaaataaaaaagtaacacaaaagagtACTTTACCACTCGACTTTGCACTGTGCATGAAGAGGTCCAGCAGAGCAGAATTCAGATGTTCCTAATGtcacaaaaacaataaagagCAAGTTAGAGAATCGCATGATTGTTCTCAGTCTCATAGCTGAAAATAGTTTAGTCAAAGCTAAAAAGTTTTCCAGAGGTCCTTACAGGACAGAAACAGAATCATAGGATGGTCATGAGTGAGGCTGGAAGGGAAATTGACAAATTTAATTAGACCATCAACTGAACTCTCAAAAAAGAAACAAGCCTAGAGGGTGTGTGaacataaaacttaaaaataagtctCTAGTCTTGAGTGAAGTAAAAAcgattatgttttttaaagtgagTTTTCAACACAGAATTAAAGTCACTCTTTCCCTAATGTCCTGTCCCCCAAAGGACAAAAATTACTCATAATCATAATAGTCCTTTTAAATTGAGGATCAGAAACTGGAACAAACATCAGGGGTTCGGGAAAACAAGCTGGTGAATTTTTGTAGGACAATTTGGACTAGACATGTCTTTTGTTTACAGATACAACATTCGCACAACACTTGCAGATACTGTACCAGTGCAAATGTACAAACTGTACATCTTCACCAAGTCATGTGATATTTCTCTGACCTCCATACACACTCCTTCAGGACGTGCTGCAGCTACCCGTCTCACAGTAAGTGACTTTCACCCTTGTGGTCAGGAACAACATGCTGTGCTCTATACAGGCCTGAAGCTGCTGTCCTGACGTTGCACAGAAGTTGAAGAAGGGGAGGAGTAAACAGCAGTGTGAACTCATCGGAGGACTGGAGGAAAGAGCGAAGGTGCTATTTCTGGAGAAATTGACACGTTGTCTTCAGCATGCTCTTCCTGCCGGCTCACTCTCTTGGAACACACTCTTTCCAAAGGACCTTAAGGTATCACAGATTTTGAAACAAAGTCAAGCAGTAAATGTCAGAGTCTACTTGTACTGTCCCTAATTTatagtatctatctatcaaatTAAAACTAAACCAGTGTACTGTCTGTTTTTGGCCTTTCAGCATTGAGAGATGGTGGGATGTGTCATTATTTGCAGTTTTTTCCTGTAATCTGTTATGCAGCCCATAGCAAGGGTTTTAACTTTAATGAATTGTTTCAATCCCTCTCATGTGAAAATTTCATCAGCTTTTGGCTGAAAGGATTTTGTCACAGTGCATTGCTTTTTCATTGTTCACCTGTGATGTGCAATTCACTGTGGCTAGAAATcagaatatatgtatatttaaaggaaaaaagactgatcaaggctgcatttatttgatcaaaaatccagaaaaaattgtaatattgtgaaatgttatttcaatgtaaaataactgttttctatgtgaatgtattttaagatgtaatttattcctgtgatgcaaagctgaattttcagcatcattactctagtcttcagtgtcacatgatcctttagaaatcattctagtatgctgatttatttttaatgttgaaaacagttgtgctgcttaatattttgttggaacctgtgttacttttttcaggattctttaataaataagttagtaaaatagaaatattttgtaacaatacaaactaccatttaaaagtttctcgtcagtaaatttttattcttttttttttttagaaagaaattaatacttttattcagcaaggatgtgttaaactaataaaaagttTAAGCAAAGacttaagatttctattttgaataaatacttttctttttaacaaagaatcctgaaaaaataaatcacaggttctaaaaaatattaagcagcgcaacggtttccaacattgataataaattaataaatcagcatattagaatgatttctgaaggatcatgtgacactgaagactggagtaacggctAATGAAAAtgaagctttgcatcacaggaataaattatattttaaaacatattcaaatagaaaaccattattttaaactgtaataatatttcacaatattacagttttttctgtatttgtgagaagtaaatgcagccttgatgagcataagagacttatttaaaagcattaaaaaatcgTACttatcctaaacttttgaacgacagTATATGcagttttataacattttgatttattttatattgctgGTAATTGTCGTTTTTTTTGCTTACATATTTTGAAACGGGCAGatgcatattaaatatttaaatatagctaaataaacaatgttatGAGAAAAGGTTGTGAATTATTGATCACatgataacaaaaataactcATTTTCTGTGGGGTCCTATCACTTGTGCATATTTAATATGATATTGcacaatttgtattttattttaggtgcTTTTCATGTGCTTTAACACGATTCTAAAAGCTTCCAAtagtttcattttcataaaagtaaATGATCCTAGTCTAATTACGTGTAGTACGTTTTGAAAATTAGCATGTTGGCCTATATAAACATCCTTTAAAAAGGGTCTTGCTCAAAGACACAATGATGGTGCTTTATTATAAcgtacaatattgagttactagATCAACCCAGAGGTGCATCCTGCTGCAGAGGACTGTCTTCACACAGCAGATCAGAGACGTGCTGCACCGCTCCAACATGTAAAAGCACTGAAACATAATAAACAAGAACGGCAAATCATCTTGTGACTGGAAGGTATGGTGGCACGGAAGTTGTTTGTGAATTCTCAAAAAACGAACCGGTCTAAGTaataattcttttaaaattatttcttaaaagtGTATGTTTAATACAACTGCTGTTAAATAGTAtacgtttattttgtttatgatgAAACGCGTCACGCGGTAACGGTTGTTTTTCTCAGCGCTGATGAGGATGAACCAATCACGTTCGTTCGTGATTATTGAATGAGGGCTTTGCAAAATCGTTTAATAAAGGTTATAGAGACTTGTTGTTTCCATTTGTGTGTCAAAGTCATTACCAACGCAATTAATAGATTAAA comes from the Labeo rohita strain BAU-BD-2019 chromosome 24, IGBB_LRoh.1.0, whole genome shotgun sequence genome and includes:
- the LOC127156034 gene encoding uncharacterized protein LOC127156034 produces the protein MRLAVSTEGGSSVHHCNQLLTERTSEFCSAGPLHAQCKVEWYFSLPCRSVYEALVTQIKKWRTGSTCATGGEKCLYKLQSASVHFISAKHTTPIKKYVDDINFRLVSYGFFTHCHVSAMSVSETWYAVRDHGTNYCNLYNLIEGSGLTEAPGYKEITSDFMCTQRSSANCTVY